From the bacterium genome, the window CGGCAGCAGCGTCGCCGCCAGGTAGGAGCCGCGGAAGATCGTCTGTCCGGGGTGGTCCTTGTCGGGGAGCAGCACGGGGTGGGCCAGGTAGTGCAGCACGAGCGCGCAGGCCGCCAGGAGCACGAGCGCCGTCAGGAGCGTGCCGCGGGACGAGGTGGCGCTCATTGCGCGAACTTCGTCAGGGCGCCCAGCGCGAGCGTCAGCAGGATCGCCGCGGCGTGCAGCAGCCACCAGCCGGGGGTCCCCCTCATGATCGATCTGAGCACGGGAACCTTCAGCGGCCGAGCAGGAAGTGGCCGGCGGCGTAGACGAGGCTTACCGCCGCCACGTGCAGCACCCACCAGCGGGCGGTGGGAAAGGGAGCGTATTTCTTCACCTGTGTCCTCCTCTGCCGTCCGACCTATCTAGCCCCGCACGTCGGAGCTTGTCAACGGCTTCTTGCCTTTCCGCGCGATTTCGTGTACAAAGCCGGCTTCACGGAAGGTTGTGAAGAAACGGAGGATCAGCCCATGTCGAGAACCTGCGATATCTGCGGCAAGCGCCCGCAGACCGGGAGCATCATCAGCCACGCGCACAACGTCAGCACGGTGCGCCGGATGCCGAATCTGCGCAGCGTGAAGGCGGACGTGCCCGGCCGCAGCAAGCGCGTCACGGTCTGCACGCGCTGCCTGCGCTCCGGCAAAGTCAAGAAGTCCGCGTAGCGGAACGCCCGGACCCTTCTGAGCGCTCCGCTTCCGGTATCTACGCGAGGGCGACCGCCTCGATCTCGACGGCGGCGCCCCGCGGCAGCGCTGCCACCTGCACGGTCGCGCGTGCCGGCGGCTCCACCGGGAAGAAGCGCGCGTACACCGCGTTCACCGCCGCGAAGTCCGCCAGGTCCGTCAGAAAGATCGTCGTCTTGACAACTCGCGCCAGCCCGCTCCCCGCCGCCTCGAGGACCGCC encodes:
- the rpmB gene encoding 50S ribosomal protein L28, giving the protein MSRTCDICGKRPQTGSIISHAHNVSTVRRMPNLRSVKADVPGRSKRVTVCTRCLRSGKVKKSA
- a CDS encoding RidA family protein; its protein translation is MSDRQVVSTGGAPAAIGPYSQAVRAGGFVFVSGQIPLDPASGEMVAGGAAAQAERALLSLQAVLEAAGSGLARVVKTTIFLTDLADFAAVNAVYARFFPVEPPARATVQVAALPRGAAVEIEAVALA